The following proteins come from a genomic window of Corallococcus sp. NCRR:
- a CDS encoding outer membrane protein assembly factor BamB family protein translates to MTRLRIGHHWKREPSASPLDSIALELDGVNLLSGAVEEPLAEVVPALVEAVAALHAGKRRLAQVSLTEAHLELVLRRVGPDIELSVASLARPAHLLRPPIRVDAEELTKATRQSGQRFLQDVTKLAPKALSAAAARKLGEALQGLGKAAPHAEEKPAPPTPLRIEPVSVPGFGFELKDISPASREAPSKGTSGALAPLLGAGEVWLALPGRPQAWRAPGPPFLTVLELSRQAVELARAVELGEARFEFEPAGVRPRLTLDLPGQRAKLGPTGTWFELEPKALLSALFQLGEALGLAFAEAHRVQVSNPYLVEVAERCREGLSHLRGAHKPPEAEGEARERKSPPARGESRPLKVPGKLRRLRFEKLWEQRGLEEPEEARLLLGRHGPVYCAPGLAGAFSRKDGALLWRRAASLGVAASADGHAVAADDTRVYGFTGRGSGARWLHDHDGIPLGPLLLRQDGLLLTLSEDRTAVAFAEATGREVWRLAPPRTQRGWMATQGHRALLSTDSGYLYGLDLEDGQVRYRLRSPLPFHGPPVAWGRRFLALMGRGSHHALLLADAHTGEAQWTFEPDLLLPSTPLPVGQRVLLAGMRDQDGFLVCLDARGRKVWERALHLGPGPYALAPLPRAVVVTSASGAATRVALNGQVDWRVGAAGEPLITALPARTARDVTLIAGEVVRAVDPRGGQVLAEVRAGVGLVALQADVRLNLYFLDDAGTLSAYRLGSHFAVVK, encoded by the coding sequence ATGACCCGTCTTCGCATCGGACACCATTGGAAGCGCGAACCGTCAGCCTCCCCGCTCGATTCCATCGCGCTGGAGCTGGACGGCGTGAACCTTTTGTCCGGGGCGGTGGAGGAGCCCCTGGCGGAGGTCGTCCCCGCGCTGGTGGAGGCGGTGGCGGCCCTGCACGCGGGGAAGCGGCGGCTGGCGCAGGTGTCGCTGACGGAGGCGCACCTGGAGCTGGTGCTGCGGCGCGTCGGGCCGGACATCGAGCTGTCGGTGGCGAGCCTCGCCCGGCCCGCCCACCTGTTGCGCCCGCCGATCCGGGTGGACGCCGAGGAGCTGACGAAGGCCACCCGCCAGAGCGGCCAGCGCTTCCTCCAGGACGTGACGAAGCTCGCGCCCAAGGCCCTGTCCGCCGCGGCCGCCCGGAAGCTGGGCGAGGCGCTCCAGGGCCTGGGCAAGGCCGCCCCGCACGCGGAAGAGAAGCCCGCTCCCCCCACCCCGCTGCGGATTGAGCCCGTGTCCGTGCCGGGGTTCGGCTTCGAGCTGAAGGACATCTCCCCCGCCTCGCGCGAGGCGCCGTCGAAGGGCACCTCCGGGGCGCTGGCGCCGCTCCTGGGCGCGGGCGAGGTGTGGCTGGCGCTGCCGGGACGGCCTCAGGCGTGGCGTGCGCCGGGGCCGCCGTTCCTCACGGTGCTGGAGCTGTCCCGGCAGGCGGTGGAGCTGGCGCGGGCCGTGGAACTGGGCGAAGCCCGCTTCGAGTTCGAGCCCGCGGGCGTGCGCCCCCGCCTGACGCTGGACCTGCCCGGACAGCGGGCGAAGCTGGGGCCCACCGGCACGTGGTTCGAGCTGGAGCCCAAGGCGCTCCTGTCCGCCCTCTTCCAGTTGGGGGAGGCGCTGGGCCTGGCGTTCGCGGAGGCGCACCGGGTCCAGGTGTCCAACCCGTACCTCGTGGAGGTGGCGGAGCGCTGCCGCGAGGGGCTGTCGCACCTGCGTGGCGCGCACAAGCCTCCCGAGGCGGAGGGTGAAGCGCGCGAGCGCAAGAGCCCCCCGGCGCGCGGCGAGTCCCGTCCGCTGAAGGTGCCCGGGAAGCTCAGGCGCCTGCGCTTCGAGAAGCTCTGGGAGCAGCGCGGACTGGAGGAGCCGGAGGAGGCGCGGCTGCTCCTGGGCCGGCACGGGCCGGTGTACTGCGCGCCGGGGCTGGCGGGCGCGTTCTCGCGCAAGGACGGCGCGCTCTTGTGGCGGCGGGCCGCGTCGCTGGGCGTGGCGGCGTCCGCGGATGGCCACGCGGTGGCGGCGGACGACACGCGCGTGTACGGCTTCACCGGCCGGGGCTCGGGCGCGCGGTGGCTGCATGACCATGACGGCATCCCGCTGGGGCCGCTGCTCCTGCGCCAGGACGGGCTGCTCCTGACGCTGTCGGAGGACCGCACGGCGGTGGCCTTCGCGGAGGCCACGGGCCGCGAGGTGTGGCGCCTGGCCCCGCCTCGCACGCAGCGCGGGTGGATGGCCACGCAGGGACACCGGGCGCTCTTGTCCACGGACTCGGGCTACCTGTACGGCCTGGATTTGGAGGACGGTCAGGTGCGCTACCGGCTGCGCTCGCCCCTGCCCTTCCATGGGCCTCCGGTGGCGTGGGGCCGGCGCTTCCTGGCGCTCATGGGGCGCGGCTCGCATCACGCGCTCTTGCTGGCGGACGCGCACACCGGCGAGGCGCAGTGGACGTTCGAGCCGGACCTCCTCCTGCCCTCCACGCCGCTGCCAGTGGGCCAGCGGGTGCTCCTGGCCGGGATGCGCGACCAGGACGGGTTCCTGGTGTGCCTGGACGCGCGAGGGCGGAAGGTCTGGGAGCGCGCGCTGCACCTGGGGCCCGGGCCCTATGCGCTGGCGCCGCTGCCTCGCGCGGTGGTGGTGACGAGCGCGTCCGGGGCCGCGACTCGCGTGGCGCTGAACGGACAGGTGGACTGGCGGGTGGGGGCGGCCGGTGAGCCGCTGATCACCGCGCTGCCCGCGCGCACCGCCCGCGACGTGACGCTCATCGCGGGAGAGGTGGTGCGCGCGGTGGATCCTCGCGGCGGTCAGGTGCTCGCGGAGGTTCGCGCGGGGGTGGGGCTCGTCGCGCTCCAGGCCGACGTGCGCCTCAACCTGTACTTCCTGGACGACGCCGGCACGCTGTCCGCGTACCGGCTGGGGTCGCACTTCGCCGTCGTGAAGTGA